One stretch of Streptomyces agglomeratus DNA includes these proteins:
- a CDS encoding aspartate aminotransferase family protein, translating to MPDWLSLYYRHPIEITHGEGRYVYDADGKRYLDFFGGILTTMTAHALPEVTKAVSEQAGRIIHSSTLYLNRPMIELAERVATLSGIPQARVFFTTSGTEANDTALLLATTYRRSNQILAMRNSYHGRSFSAVSITGNRAWSPTSLSPLQTLYVHGGVRSRGPYAQLSDAQFIEACVADLEDLLGQAGGRVAALIAEPVQGVGGFTSPPDGLYAAFREVLDRHGILWITDEVQTGWGRTGEHFWGWQAHAQNGPPDILTFAKGIGNGMSIGGVVARAEVMNCLDANSISTFGGSPITMAAGLANLNYLLEHHLQDNARRVGGLLLERLRAITAGVPSVREVRGRGLMAGIELVKPGTDEAAPETATAVLEAAREGGLLIGKGGGHNTAVLRIAPPLTLNVTEAEEGARILEKALTSAR from the coding sequence ATGCCCGACTGGCTCTCCCTCTACTACCGCCACCCGATCGAGATCACCCACGGCGAGGGCCGGTACGTGTACGACGCCGACGGCAAGCGGTACCTCGACTTCTTCGGCGGCATCCTCACCACCATGACCGCCCACGCGCTCCCCGAGGTCACCAAGGCCGTCAGCGAGCAGGCCGGCCGCATCATCCACTCCTCCACCCTCTACCTCAACCGCCCCATGATCGAGCTGGCCGAGCGCGTCGCCACCCTCTCCGGCATCCCGCAGGCGCGGGTCTTCTTCACCACGTCCGGCACCGAGGCCAACGACACGGCCCTGCTCCTCGCCACGACGTACCGCCGCTCCAACCAGATCCTCGCGATGCGCAACAGCTACCACGGCCGGTCCTTCTCGGCCGTGTCCATCACCGGCAACCGCGCCTGGTCCCCGACCAGTCTGTCCCCGCTCCAGACGCTGTACGTCCACGGCGGCGTCCGTTCCCGGGGCCCGTACGCGCAGCTCTCCGACGCCCAGTTCATCGAGGCGTGCGTCGCCGACCTCGAAGACCTCCTCGGCCAGGCGGGCGGACGGGTCGCCGCGCTGATCGCCGAGCCCGTGCAGGGAGTCGGCGGCTTCACCTCGCCGCCCGACGGCCTGTACGCCGCGTTCCGCGAGGTCCTCGACCGGCACGGAATCCTGTGGATCACCGACGAGGTGCAGACCGGGTGGGGGCGTACGGGCGAGCACTTCTGGGGGTGGCAGGCGCACGCGCAGAACGGGCCGCCGGACATCCTCACCTTCGCCAAGGGCATCGGCAACGGCATGTCCATCGGCGGAGTCGTCGCCCGCGCCGAGGTCATGAACTGCCTCGACGCCAATTCCATCTCCACCTTCGGCGGCAGCCCCATCACGATGGCGGCGGGCCTCGCCAACCTCAACTACCTCCTGGAGCACCACCTCCAGGACAACGCCCGCCGTGTCGGCGGCCTGCTCCTGGAGCGGCTGCGGGCCATCACCGCCGGTGTGCCGTCCGTACGGGAAGTGCGCGGCCGGGGCCTGATGGCGGGCATCGAACTGGTCAAGCCCGGCACGGACGAAGCGGCGCCCGAGACGGCTACGGCCGTACTGGAAGCGGCCCGTGAGGGCGGCCTGCTCATCGGCAAGGGCGGCGGTCACAACACCGCCGTCCTGCGGATCGCCCCGCCGCTGACGCTGAACGTCACGGAGGCGGAGGAGGGCGCCCGCATCCTGGAGAAGGCGCTGACGAGCGCGCGGTGA
- a CDS encoding PPOX class F420-dependent oxidoreductase, whose product MTSDQAPLAVLGRSPYVSLTTFRKNGTGVATPVWAASDGTELYVWTKADSWKVKRIRNDRRVVVTVCDARGRVKEGAPSAEGTARLLDADGLRKARKLLAGKYTWQFWFTDVPAAIVRLGKRPHVGIAISL is encoded by the coding sequence ATGACTTCCGACCAGGCCCCGCTCGCCGTACTCGGCCGCAGCCCCTACGTCAGCCTGACCACCTTCCGCAAGAACGGCACGGGGGTCGCCACGCCGGTGTGGGCGGCCTCCGACGGTACGGAGCTCTACGTCTGGACCAAGGCCGACTCCTGGAAGGTCAAGCGCATCCGCAACGACCGGCGGGTCGTCGTGACGGTGTGCGACGCGCGCGGGCGCGTCAAGGAGGGCGCTCCCTCCGCCGAAGGCACCGCGCGACTGCTGGACGCCGACGGCCTGCGCAAGGCCCGCAAGCTCCTCGCCGGCAAGTACACCTGGCAGTTCTGGTTCACCGACGTGCCCGCCGCGATCGTCCGGCTCGGCAAGCGGCCGCACGTCGGTATCGCCATCAGCCTCTGA
- a CDS encoding exodeoxyribonuclease III, translating into MRIATWNVNSITARLPRLLAWLESSGTDVLCLQEAKTTSDAFPAAELRELGYECAVNATGRWNGVAVISRAGLEDVVVGLPGGPDYEGVQEPRAISATCGPVRVWSVYVPNGREVGHDHYAYKLRWLEALNTAVAQDAAGERPFAVLGDFNIAPTDEDVWDPSLFEGATHVTPAERAALAALRDAGLSDVVPRPLKYDRPYTYWDYRLLGFPKNKGMRIDLVYGNGPFAAAVKDSYVDREERKGKGASDHAPVVVDLDV; encoded by the coding sequence ATGCGTATCGCCACCTGGAACGTCAACTCGATCACCGCCCGGCTGCCCCGGCTGCTGGCCTGGCTGGAGAGCAGCGGCACCGATGTGCTGTGCCTCCAGGAGGCCAAGACGACCTCCGACGCCTTCCCCGCCGCCGAGCTGCGTGAGCTCGGCTACGAGTGCGCGGTCAACGCCACGGGCCGGTGGAACGGCGTTGCCGTGATCTCCAGGGCCGGCCTGGAGGACGTCGTCGTCGGCCTGCCCGGCGGCCCCGACTACGAGGGCGTGCAGGAGCCGCGGGCGATCTCCGCGACCTGCGGCCCCGTCCGCGTCTGGTCGGTGTACGTGCCGAACGGCCGCGAGGTCGGCCACGACCACTACGCGTACAAGCTGCGCTGGCTGGAGGCGCTCAACACGGCCGTGGCCCAGGACGCGGCCGGTGAACGGCCCTTCGCCGTCCTCGGCGACTTCAACATCGCGCCGACCGACGAGGACGTGTGGGACCCCTCACTGTTCGAGGGCGCCACCCATGTCACGCCGGCCGAGCGGGCGGCGCTGGCCGCGCTGCGCGACGCGGGGCTCTCCGACGTGGTGCCGCGCCCGCTCAAGTACGACCGTCCGTATACCTACTGGGACTACCGCCTGCTCGGCTTCCCGAAGAACAAGGGCATGCGCATCGATCTCGTCTACGGGAACGGCCCCTTCGCTGCCGCCGTCAAGGACAGCTACGTGGACCGTGAGGAGCGCAAGGGCAAGGGCGCGTCCGACCACGCACCGGTCGTCGTAGACCTCGACGTCTGA
- the map gene encoding type I methionyl aminopeptidase, giving the protein MVEIKTDMSVDAMREAGRVVARALTAVREAAGVGVSLRELDEAARAVLREAGASSPFLDYHPYWAPVPFPAVICASVNDAIVHGIPDGYRLRDGDLVSIDCGATLDGWCGDSAVTFSVGTARPDDVRLADTARAALDAGIAAAVPGNRIGDIAHAVGRVCRSAGYGIPEGFGGHGVGRTMHEGPEVPNEGRAGRGLVLRHGMVLAIEPMLIAGGQDAYYAAPDGWTLRTSDGSRAAHAEHTVAITDAGPRVLTRL; this is encoded by the coding sequence ATGGTTGAAATCAAGACGGACATGTCGGTGGACGCGATGCGGGAAGCGGGCCGGGTGGTCGCCCGGGCACTGACCGCCGTGCGGGAGGCAGCGGGTGTGGGCGTCAGCCTGCGGGAGCTGGACGAGGCGGCCCGGGCCGTCCTGCGGGAGGCCGGGGCGTCGTCGCCCTTCCTGGACTACCACCCCTACTGGGCCCCCGTCCCCTTCCCCGCCGTCATCTGCGCCTCGGTCAACGACGCGATCGTGCACGGCATCCCGGACGGATACCGCCTGCGCGACGGCGATCTCGTCAGCATCGACTGCGGCGCGACGCTGGACGGCTGGTGCGGAGACTCGGCCGTCACGTTCAGCGTCGGCACGGCCCGCCCCGACGACGTACGGCTGGCCGACACCGCGCGCGCGGCGCTGGACGCCGGTATCGCGGCCGCCGTCCCCGGCAACCGGATCGGCGACATCGCCCACGCGGTCGGCCGCGTCTGCCGGTCGGCCGGCTACGGCATCCCCGAGGGCTTCGGCGGCCACGGGGTGGGCCGCACGATGCACGAGGGCCCGGAGGTACCGAACGAGGGGCGGGCGGGGCGGGGGCTCGTGCTGCGGCACGGGATGGTGCTGGCCATCGAGCCGATGCTGATCGCGGGCGGGCAGGACGCGTACTACGCCGCCCCCGACGGATGGACGCTGCGCACATCCGACGGCAGCCGCGCCGCGCACGCGGAACACACGGTGGCGATCACGGACGCGGGACCACGGGTGCTGACGCGGCTGTGA
- a CDS encoding MBL fold metallo-hydrolase translates to MKLTKKSHACIRLEKDGRTLVIDPGNFSEQDAAAGADAVLVTHEHPDHFDGERLRTALEANPGAEIWTLRSVADQLSAAFPGRVHTVGHGDTFSAAGFDVQVHGELHAVIHPDIPRITNVGYLVDGSVFHPGDALTVPGQPVETLLLPVMAPWSKISEVIDYVREVKPRRAIDIHDALLTDLARPIYDRQIGALGGTDHSRLTPGDSAEL, encoded by the coding sequence GTGAAGCTGACGAAGAAGTCCCACGCCTGCATCCGCCTGGAGAAGGACGGGCGGACGCTCGTCATCGATCCGGGCAACTTCAGCGAACAGGACGCGGCGGCCGGCGCCGACGCCGTCCTGGTCACCCACGAGCACCCCGACCACTTCGACGGGGAGCGGCTGCGGACCGCCCTGGAGGCGAACCCGGGCGCCGAGATCTGGACCCTGCGCAGTGTCGCCGACCAGCTCTCGGCGGCCTTCCCCGGCCGCGTGCACACCGTCGGGCACGGCGACACCTTCTCCGCGGCCGGCTTCGACGTGCAGGTCCACGGCGAACTGCACGCCGTCATCCACCCGGACATCCCGCGGATCACCAACGTCGGCTACCTGGTGGATGGTTCGGTGTTCCATCCCGGCGACGCCCTCACCGTCCCCGGGCAGCCCGTCGAGACGCTGCTGCTCCCGGTGATGGCCCCGTGGTCGAAGATCTCCGAGGTGATCGACTACGTGCGCGAGGTGAAGCCGCGCCGCGCCATCGACATCCACGACGCGCTGCTCACCGACCTCGCCCGGCCGATCTACGACCGCCAGATCGGCGCGCTGGGCGGCACCGACCACAGCCGTCTCACGCCGGGCGACTCGGCCGAACTGTGA
- a CDS encoding L,D-transpeptidase, giving the protein MSSTSRTRPSNRRRTLLAGTATLTVALTACSAGGAEQADAAGPSRQSPAISVNLHGKHAEAGQPVRVEIASGRLNDVTVSDSKGGHLDGKVSGDGTSWTSDGEAAPGTAYSVRAEDEYGADAEAAFTTATPDKVNKLSLTPGNKSTVGVAQPLSVVFDHPVKNKAAVEERLKVTTSNGTVGSWGWLRDYSGKDRVDWRPEHYWKPGTKVSLKADLDGVDSGTGGGWFVRDYATHFTIGERQIVKVDLDSHRLRLTRDGWPVKEVPMSAGTPGGNKASWRGTTVLMSKEGTINMRSETVGLGDAYDKMVDSSMRLTWSGMYAHAAPWNKAYFGKANKSSGCVGMSDKDAAWIYRHVRVGDPFEITGEDAKGTVAPNNGYGEWNLSWADWRTKSATSSATPGATKGTAQGTTR; this is encoded by the coding sequence TTGAGCAGCACGAGCCGCACACGTCCCAGCAACCGCCGCCGCACTCTGCTGGCGGGCACCGCGACGCTCACTGTCGCGCTCACCGCCTGCTCGGCCGGGGGCGCCGAGCAGGCCGACGCGGCGGGTCCGTCCCGGCAGAGTCCCGCGATCTCGGTGAACCTGCACGGGAAGCACGCCGAGGCCGGCCAGCCGGTCCGGGTCGAGATCGCCTCCGGCAGGCTGAACGACGTCACGGTGAGCGACTCCAAGGGCGGACACCTCGACGGGAAGGTGTCCGGGGACGGAACGTCCTGGACCTCCGACGGCGAGGCCGCACCCGGCACGGCGTACTCCGTACGGGCCGAGGACGAGTACGGCGCGGACGCGGAGGCCGCTTTCACCACCGCGACCCCCGACAAGGTCAACAAGCTCAGCCTGACGCCCGGCAACAAGTCCACGGTCGGGGTCGCGCAGCCCCTGTCCGTCGTCTTCGACCACCCGGTGAAGAACAAGGCCGCGGTCGAGGAGCGCCTGAAGGTGACCACGTCGAACGGCACCGTGGGGTCCTGGGGCTGGCTGCGCGACTACTCCGGCAAGGACCGCGTCGACTGGCGCCCCGAGCACTACTGGAAGCCGGGCACGAAGGTCTCGCTGAAGGCCGACCTCGACGGCGTCGACTCGGGCACCGGCGGCGGCTGGTTCGTACGCGACTACGCCACGCACTTCACCATCGGCGAGCGGCAGATCGTCAAGGTCGACCTCGACAGCCACCGGCTCCGGCTGACGCGCGACGGGTGGCCGGTCAAGGAAGTGCCGATGTCGGCGGGCACCCCCGGCGGGAACAAGGCGTCCTGGCGGGGCACGACCGTCCTGATGTCCAAGGAGGGCACGATCAACATGCGCTCCGAGACCGTGGGCCTCGGTGACGCGTACGACAAGATGGTCGACTCCTCGATGCGGCTGACCTGGTCCGGGATGTACGCGCACGCCGCGCCCTGGAACAAGGCGTACTTCGGCAAGGCCAACAAGAGCTCGGGCTGCGTCGGCATGAGCGACAAGGACGCCGCGTGGATCTACCGCCACGTCCGGGTCGGCGACCCGTTCGAGATCACCGGTGAGGACGCCAAGGGCACGGTCGCGCCCAACAACGGGTACGGCGAGTGGAACCTCTCCTGGGCGGACTGGCGGACGAAGAGCGCGACGTCGAGCGCGACACCGGGCGCGACGAAGGGAACGGCGCAGGGCACGACGCGCTGA
- a CDS encoding DUF6278 family protein: MKNIPFLDNWLKRRDAARGTAVIALGDAGGDSDTEGLAKLLADCELLRVRAGDAGLELDDSPASLEALDQLTPRWRDDPEELPWLGNDAGLYLGSVIVRTVPGAVWGLWPSGQPVVRLASGREINVVEFGLDWAVNGAPELSQVYAEIAEL, translated from the coding sequence ATGAAGAACATCCCTTTCCTGGACAACTGGCTCAAGCGCCGTGACGCGGCGCGCGGTACGGCCGTGATCGCACTCGGCGACGCCGGCGGAGACAGCGACACGGAAGGTCTGGCCAAACTGCTCGCGGACTGCGAGCTGTTGCGCGTCCGGGCGGGGGATGCCGGTCTTGAACTCGACGACTCCCCGGCCTCGTTGGAGGCGCTCGACCAGCTGACGCCGCGCTGGCGCGACGACCCCGAGGAGCTGCCCTGGCTGGGCAACGACGCGGGCCTCTACCTCGGCTCCGTGATCGTGCGTACGGTCCCGGGGGCGGTCTGGGGGCTGTGGCCCAGCGGCCAGCCGGTGGTCCGGCTGGCCTCCGGCCGCGAGATCAACGTCGTCGAGTTCGGACTCGACTGGGCGGTCAACGGGGCGCCCGAGCTCTCCCAGGTGTACGCCGAGATCGCGGAGCTCTGA
- the ggt gene encoding gamma-glutamyltransferase: MRRSTVRVLSFWAVAAVVASVGATAPPDAPAAATPPPPVKTPVAAGYGGAVASVDPDASAAGIEVLRRGGNAVDAAVATAAALGVTEPYSAGIGGGGYFVYYDAGSRTVRTVDGRETAPLSAGTSLFLEDGKPLPFDQAMTSGLSVGTPGTPATWDAVLGQWGTKPLRTLLGPAQKLARDGFTVDPTFRAQTAANEARFRDFPDTAELFLPGGKLPVVGSRIKNPDLARTYEKLGRGGAAELYRGDLARDIVRTVRKPPVRPGATRVVRAGDLTAKDLRKYRTLNQAPTKVSYQGLDVYGMAPSSSGGTTVGQALNMLERTDLSPEAATDARYLHRLIEASRIAFADRGRWVGDPAFEDVPVKGLLSQRFADSRACLIRDGAVLKSPLAPGDPRRPGDGCGAGGTAAPTTYEGENTTHLTAADKWGNVVAYTLTIESTGGSGITVPGRGFLLNNELTDFSFAPANPAVHDPNLPGPGKRPRSSMSPTIVLEDGRPLLALGSPGGATIITTVLQILTGHLDRGLPLVDAIAAPRASQRNAALTELEPGLWNSPLREELEAIGHEFKQNPEIGAATGVQRLPDGRWLAAAERERRGGGSAMVVVPSGGRG; the protein is encoded by the coding sequence ATGCGCCGTTCCACGGTACGAGTGCTGTCGTTCTGGGCCGTCGCGGCGGTGGTGGCATCGGTGGGCGCCACCGCCCCGCCGGACGCTCCCGCCGCCGCGACACCACCACCACCCGTCAAGACACCGGTCGCCGCCGGCTACGGGGGAGCGGTCGCCAGCGTCGACCCCGACGCCTCCGCCGCCGGGATCGAGGTCCTGCGGCGGGGCGGCAACGCGGTGGACGCGGCAGTCGCGACGGCTGCCGCCCTCGGCGTCACCGAGCCGTACTCGGCGGGCATCGGCGGTGGTGGGTACTTCGTCTACTACGACGCCGGGTCCCGGACCGTACGCACGGTCGACGGCCGCGAGACCGCGCCGCTCAGCGCCGGCACGTCCCTGTTCCTTGAGGACGGCAAGCCCCTTCCCTTCGACCAGGCGATGACCAGCGGGCTGAGCGTCGGCACGCCCGGCACCCCGGCCACCTGGGACGCGGTGCTCGGCCAGTGGGGCACCAAGCCGCTGCGGACGCTGCTCGGTCCGGCGCAGAAGCTCGCGCGCGACGGCTTCACCGTCGACCCCACCTTCCGCGCGCAGACCGCGGCGAACGAGGCGCGGTTCCGGGACTTCCCCGACACGGCCGAGTTGTTCCTGCCGGGTGGGAAACTGCCGGTGGTGGGCTCCCGGATCAAGAACCCCGATCTGGCCCGTACGTACGAGAAGCTGGGCCGCGGCGGTGCGGCCGAGCTGTACCGGGGCGACCTGGCCCGCGACATCGTCCGTACGGTGCGCAAGCCCCCGGTCCGTCCCGGGGCGACGCGGGTGGTGCGCGCTGGCGATCTGACGGCGAAGGACCTGCGGAAGTACCGCACGCTGAACCAGGCGCCGACGAAGGTCTCGTACCAGGGGCTCGACGTGTACGGCATGGCGCCGTCGTCCTCGGGCGGTACGACGGTGGGGCAGGCGCTCAACATGCTTGAGCGCACCGACCTATCGCCGGAGGCCGCCACGGACGCGCGGTACCTGCACCGCCTCATCGAGGCGAGCCGGATCGCGTTCGCGGACCGGGGCAGGTGGGTCGGTGACCCGGCCTTCGAGGACGTACCGGTGAAGGGCCTGCTGTCGCAGCGGTTCGCGGACTCGCGCGCGTGCCTGATCAGGGACGGCGCGGTACTGAAGAGCCCGCTGGCGCCGGGCGACCCGCGCCGGCCGGGTGACGGGTGCGGGGCGGGGGGCACGGCGGCCCCGACGACGTACGAGGGTGAGAACACGACACACCTGACGGCCGCCGACAAGTGGGGCAACGTCGTGGCGTACACCCTCACCATCGAGTCGACCGGCGGCAGCGGCATCACCGTCCCCGGCCGGGGCTTCCTCCTCAACAACGAGCTGACGGACTTCTCCTTCGCCCCGGCCAACCCGGCGGTGCACGACCCGAATCTGCCGGGACCGGGCAAGCGGCCGCGTTCGTCGATGTCTCCGACGATCGTGCTGGAGGACGGGCGTCCGCTGCTGGCGCTCGGATCGCCGGGCGGCGCGACCATCATCACGACGGTGCTCCAGATCCTGACGGGCCACCTGGACCGGGGACTGCCGCTGGTCGACGCGATCGCGGCGCCGCGCGCGAGTCAGCGGAACGCGGCGCTCACGGAGCTCGAACCGGGCCTGTGGAACAGCCCGCTGCGTGAGGAACTCGAAGCGATCGGCCATGAGTTCAAGCAGAACCCGGAGATCGGTGCGGCCACGGGTGTGCAGCGCCTGCCGGACGGACGGTGGCTCGCGGCGGCGGAGCGCGAACGGCGGGGCGGCGGCTCGGCGATGGTGGTGGTCCCGAGCGGCGGCCGGGGGTAG
- a CDS encoding alpha/beta fold hydrolase, producing the protein MSLRGTTAGAATAAVLLAGTATGVAPTAQAAAPAQPAATATAALPGVRFADIPGDGGTVLKANVFTPAGADGSRTYPVIVLPTSWAMPQIEYVAQAKKLADSGYVVVCYNSRGFWESGGNIEVAGPPDIADASKVIDWALANTPADPERIGMAGVSYGAGISLLAAGHDKRIKAVVALSGWADLIESIYSGRTQHRQAAGLLSGAGYLTGRPSPELQQTMKDFLGSNLDKEQDMIEWGRKRSPVTYLDQINRNGSAIMLGNAWGDTIFPPNQYASFYEKLTGPKRLELRPGDHATAEATGLLGLPNDVWTNAQRWFDHHLNGAANGIDGEQPVQLKSRSAGTYEGYPDWKSVGADRRKIAMGGSKTIRTNVDSGANGGVVLLSNALDQFLKLPPVASIPLLPRTYASVWQSERYAETQRVRGTAKLHTTLSSTEESGTLVAYLYDVGPLGLGKLVSNAPYTFHGRTPSKPFPVDLELFSTAYDVPAGHRLALVVDTVDPLYIEHNPSGAQLTFSSPESDPSYVSVPLRDK; encoded by the coding sequence ATGTCCCTGCGCGGCACTACGGCCGGCGCCGCCACCGCCGCCGTACTGCTCGCCGGGACCGCCACAGGCGTGGCTCCCACAGCTCAGGCCGCCGCCCCGGCGCAGCCCGCTGCCACCGCGACCGCCGCTCTCCCCGGCGTGCGGTTCGCCGACATCCCCGGCGACGGCGGAACCGTACTCAAAGCCAACGTGTTCACCCCGGCCGGCGCCGACGGCAGCCGCACGTACCCGGTGATCGTGCTGCCGACCAGCTGGGCCATGCCGCAGATCGAGTACGTCGCCCAGGCCAAGAAGCTCGCCGACTCCGGTTACGTCGTGGTCTGCTACAACTCCCGGGGCTTCTGGGAGTCCGGTGGCAACATCGAGGTCGCGGGCCCGCCGGACATCGCCGACGCCTCGAAGGTGATCGACTGGGCCCTCGCCAACACCCCGGCCGACCCGGAGAGGATCGGCATGGCCGGCGTCTCGTACGGCGCCGGAATCAGCCTCCTCGCCGCCGGACACGACAAGCGGATCAAGGCGGTGGTCGCGCTGAGCGGCTGGGCCGACCTCATCGAGTCCATCTACAGCGGCCGTACGCAGCACCGCCAGGCGGCGGGACTGCTCAGCGGCGCCGGCTACCTCACCGGCCGCCCGAGCCCGGAACTCCAGCAGACGATGAAGGACTTCCTCGGCTCCAACCTGGACAAGGAGCAGGACATGATCGAGTGGGGGCGCAAGCGCTCCCCCGTCACCTATCTCGACCAGATCAACCGGAACGGCTCGGCGATCATGCTGGGCAACGCCTGGGGCGACACCATCTTCCCGCCCAACCAGTACGCGTCCTTCTACGAGAAGCTCACCGGCCCCAAGCGCCTGGAGCTGCGCCCGGGCGACCACGCCACCGCCGAGGCGACCGGCCTGCTCGGGCTGCCGAACGACGTGTGGACCAACGCCCAGCGCTGGTTCGACCACCACCTGAACGGCGCCGCGAACGGCATCGACGGCGAGCAGCCGGTGCAGCTCAAGTCCCGCTCGGCCGGCACGTACGAGGGCTACCCGGACTGGAAGTCGGTCGGCGCGGACCGGCGCAAGATCGCCATGGGCGGCAGCAAGACCATCCGGACGAACGTCGACTCGGGCGCGAACGGCGGGGTCGTCCTGCTGTCCAACGCTCTCGACCAGTTCCTGAAGCTGCCTCCGGTGGCCTCCATACCGCTGCTTCCCCGCACCTACGCCTCGGTCTGGCAGTCCGAGCGGTACGCCGAGACGCAGCGCGTGCGCGGCACCGCGAAGCTCCACACGACGCTGTCCAGCACCGAGGAGAGCGGCACCCTCGTCGCATACCTCTACGACGTGGGGCCGCTCGGCCTCGGCAAGCTGGTCAGCAATGCGCCGTACACCTTCCACGGCCGGACACCCAGCAAGCCGTTCCCCGTCGACCTGGAGCTGTTCTCCACCGCCTACGACGTCCCGGCGGGCCACCGGCTGGCCCTGGTGGTCGACACCGTCGACCCGCTCTACATCGAACACAACCCGTCCGGCGCGCAGCTGACCTTCTCGTCGCCCGAGTCCGACCCGTCCTACGTGTCGGTCCCACTGCGCGACAAGTGA
- a CDS encoding nitrilase-related carbon-nitrogen hydrolase, translating to MANVVRAALVQATWTGDTESMIAKHEEHAREAARQGAKIIGFQEVFNAPYFCQVQDAEHYRWAEAVPDGPTVRRMRELARETGMVIVVPVFEREQSGFYFNTAAVIDADGSYLGKYRKHHIPQVKGFWEKFYFKPGNLGWPVFDTAVGKVGVYICYDRHFPEGWRQLGLNGAQIVYNPSATHRGLSAHLWQLEQPAAAVANEYFVAAINRVGQEEYGDNDFYGTSYFVDPRGQFVGGTASDKEEELVVRDLDFDVIEEVRQQWAFYRDRRPDAYEGLVNP from the coding sequence ATGGCCAACGTCGTACGTGCCGCACTCGTCCAGGCCACCTGGACGGGCGACACCGAATCCATGATCGCCAAGCATGAGGAGCACGCTCGCGAGGCGGCCCGGCAGGGCGCGAAGATCATAGGGTTCCAGGAGGTCTTCAACGCCCCGTACTTCTGCCAGGTTCAGGACGCCGAGCACTACCGGTGGGCGGAGGCCGTCCCGGACGGGCCGACCGTACGCCGCATGCGGGAGCTCGCCCGCGAGACCGGCATGGTGATCGTCGTCCCCGTCTTCGAGCGCGAGCAGTCCGGGTTCTACTTCAACACCGCCGCCGTGATCGACGCCGACGGCAGCTACCTGGGCAAGTACCGCAAGCACCACATCCCCCAGGTCAAGGGCTTCTGGGAGAAGTTCTACTTCAAGCCGGGGAACCTGGGCTGGCCGGTCTTCGACACGGCCGTGGGCAAGGTCGGCGTCTACATCTGCTACGACCGGCACTTCCCCGAGGGCTGGCGCCAACTCGGCCTCAACGGCGCCCAGATCGTCTACAACCCCTCCGCCACCCACCGCGGCCTGTCCGCCCACCTGTGGCAGCTCGAACAGCCCGCGGCCGCCGTCGCCAACGAGTACTTCGTCGCCGCCATCAACCGCGTCGGCCAGGAGGAGTACGGCGACAACGACTTCTACGGCACCAGCTACTTCGTCGACCCGCGCGGCCAGTTCGTCGGTGGGACGGCGAGCGACAAGGAAGAGGAACTCGTCGTCCGGGACCTGGACTTCGACGTCATCGAGGAAGTGCGTCAGCAGTGGGCGTTCTACCGTGACCGCCGCCCCGACGCGTACGAAGGACTGGTGAACCCGTGA
- a CDS encoding helix-turn-helix domain-containing protein, with protein sequence MVRTPLTPEERERGERLGRLLRQARGDRTMVEVAAHAGLSAETLRKIETGRAPTPAFFTVAALAGVLGLSMDEVAARCALLPA encoded by the coding sequence ATGGTACGAACCCCCCTCACCCCGGAAGAGCGCGAACGCGGCGAACGGCTGGGCCGGTTGCTCCGCCAGGCGCGCGGCGACCGCACGATGGTCGAGGTCGCGGCCCACGCCGGCCTCTCCGCCGAAACCCTCCGCAAGATCGAGACCGGCCGAGCCCCCACGCCCGCCTTCTTCACCGTGGCGGCGCTGGCGGGCGTGCTGGGTCTCTCCATGGACGAGGTCGCGGCCCGCTGCGCCCTGCTCCCCGCCTGA